From the Sebastes fasciatus isolate fSebFas1 chromosome 9, fSebFas1.pri, whole genome shotgun sequence genome, the window TCACATTTATTTCCAATCTAAGCCTGTTATAACTATGGTGGTcgaagttaacgcgttaataacgcgttattatgcaaatttgttttaacgccaccaatttctttaacgcattaacgcaacttggttGCAacttaggttgtagcgggctcagatttcaagctagagtgaagatactggtgtcatatgaaactataacctaaagaatccattggtactatgGTACCTTTTGTGTCATAcgagcttgttgggaaggacgcgaaataacgctccagacttgcgctaaattttggagaggaaaaactatcatggccattttcaaaggagtccgttgacctctgacctccagatatgtgaatgtaaatgggttctatgggtacccacgagtctcccctttacagacatgcccacttcatgataatcacatgcagtttgggggcaagccatagtcaagtcagcacactgacacactgacagctgttgttgcctgttgggctgcagtttgccatgttatgatttgagcatattttttatgctaaatgcagtacctgtgagggtttctggacaatatttgtcattgttttgtgttgttaattgatttccaataaaatatatatacatacagttgcataaagaagcatatttacccactcccatgttgataagagtattaaatacttgacaaatttctctgttaggtacattttgaacagatacaaaatgtgattaatttgcaattaatcgtgattaagtatggacaatcgtctaaatattataatcgattgacagctccaGTTATAACACAATTAACTTGTTGTTCATTGTGTTTCTGGGACCCCTTCCATTTAAGTCCCTTCAGTGTACTGAGTACTTAAACATCCCATTCTTCAAAATTGTGAGACAGGTTTCCTTTTTCTCTGGACagggagaaacactgctgctgatgTTGCTCTGCCTCCTACATGTGCTGTTCTCTTCTCTTGTTCTGTCATGTAGGAAACTTACAACCCAAATGTCTCACACACTTCACCCTGCAAATGACATTCTTCATAAAACAGGTACAAAAAGATCTAACCTCAGGCAGatatatgagaaaaatataatcacatttgGCTGTAGATAAACCGCGGGGTCCCATGTTGAAGACCGCCGCAGTGATAAACTAAATGATGTGATCTTTTTAATACTCAGCTGTCAGTGAAGGAACAGACCGGTCCTGTGTTACAACAACCTGTTTATTCAGGTTGGTTTATTGTAAACTGAAACTTACAGGTTAAACAGGCCTTGCCACACAGAACCTTGGCATTACGTCAGCGAGGCACAGGAAGCCGCCCATAATAGTCTCAGTCATGTTGGGGAGATGCTGGGTCTCATAACTGTTATATCAATAAGTGGCCTAATTGCACTTCcttgtattaattaaaaaaggcCTGTTATTACTTTCCGTATTACTCCTTTCATTCCTGTTTTGATCTGAAAAGTCATTTTGgggattttaaaaatgtgtttatgctGGCCTTTAATAAGCAGTAAATCCATTGAACACATCTCTGCCTCTGTTTTCACAAAACAAACCTGTCTTGCAGCTACAGTTTCCGCTGCATCCTTACAGCCTTTGTCACTGAGGGTTTGTCTTTTCCACTCGTAGAGCTCAGACTGACGATCTGACGGCACATCACAAACTGTAGGCAGCCACGCATGTAAACTGTGATAAATGATGAAGGTGTTGGACAGACATCGTGAGACAAAAAGGATGTTATCCTAAGTAGATCTTTAGTGTTTTATAACTGAAATCAATTACCATAGATGGTGACCGTAATAGACAAACTAATAGAGTGCTGGAGGGCTGCGTCAAACAATTATTTCATCATCAATTCATCTTTAGATAATTTTcccaattaattaattaattgttcagtcaataaaatgtaaaaaaactgaaacaccCATCATTTGAGCTCAAGTTTAGctctttaaaatattaaaatgttcattttaaaatggCATAAAAAGAGATAAGCAACAAATACGGTTGACATTTCCGCTTGATGAACAAATTAAACAAttaaccgattatcaaaattgttgtgaTATTGAGTAATGAACTAATCAATTATATCACTAATTATGTCAGCACTAGAGTACTGTAAATGACAACGACAAAAAGTACTCAGGTAATACCACAATGTAGAAataatttactcaagtaaaagtacaaaagtatgagcatcaataatatttatttattatatatttattatgcagaatggcccatttcagaataataggCTACTGGATTATAATCACTGATAGGTTAATATACAATTAATTAttgttaattaataattaattatgcTATATaagtgtagtggagtagaagtaggctataaagtaacataaagtGGTATGACTCAAATAAAGTAGCCATTGTTGGAAGAAGTACTTGGatactttacttcagtaaaagtagaaataccacagtctaaaaataccccattacaagtaaaagtcccaaATTCAAAaggttacttaagtaaaagtacagaagtatgttttagcaaaatgtacttaaagtatcaaaagtaaaaaggatgcatattattatagaatattatattattctgtttttatcactaacaCATGCATGAAAAAGCATTTTAGTGTTGTAGCTCCTCAACTTGGAGACAATATTTtgtatactactgggtagatttgtagtatagtactgcatcatatcatacAAGCATATCATGtgctttttatgtaaaaaaaacaaactgcaactgtcaaatgaatgtagtggagtaaaaagtacaatatttccctctcatATGTAGCGGAGTAgatgtataaagtagcagaaaatggaaaaactcataaaatacaagtatatgtcaaaattgtacttaagtagtaaatgtacttagttactttccacagCTGCAAACAGTAAAtcaaccatgattttttttagatctggaattatatagattattattaattatagatTAACACCTCATACTTTGCACATAGTCGAACAACTAAAAGCTGTTAGTAGTTCAACAATGCAATGTTGAGCATTATAACCAtcagttttttttgtcaaggTGGTGCACCTGCTCacatcagctcctcctccaccaccaccaccaccaccacccccccccccctgctccAGCATGACTACACTACCCAGAGCGCACCGCGCAgctctccactctctctccGCTCTCCGCTGCGCCAGCGGTAGTCCGCCTCACTGACTGACTCGCAGAACCAGTTGGTTTGGCccagcagcttcttcttcttcttctcctctgcctcctcactgtgtgtgctgctgctgctgttgttgcctgctggtGTCAACCTACGCCgacgagagaagaagaagacacagCCCTCCCTCTCGTCTGCTTCCAATTTGCCTTCACTTTGCTCCTCGCCGGCTCCATTGGTTTCCTTGCCGTGCCAGTCAACTCGCTCTCTCCTTGTTCCAGCCCCGAGTTGAGCAGCAACAGCTCGGAAACATCTGTCCGCCGCAGAGTGCTCGACTCCCCGTCACTccctcctccgtcctccgtccCTCCGCCTGCTCGGCTCAGCTCGGCTCGGCTCGCCTCGGCAGCAGCCTCTTATGGAAATTAGTCCAAAGTCGATCTAGTTTGTGTCTCctgaaggaagaagaggaggacctGACGGAGGAAGACGTTGGACCGTGTTGTCTGTAAGTGCTGTGAGTCGGACTAGAGGAGGCTcagagagagccagagagaggcTGGGTGGAGGGTTAACGGAGAGGAAAAAGTAGCTAAACCTTCCTTAGCATTACTGTGTTGCCTCCTCGCACTAATAGTTCCCATGTTAGCTGTGCCTGCTCTGTTCCAGCAGCTGTTGTCATAGCACCGGGGCCTTCACCAACTACTGTAAATAGACCTCTGTATACCGGAGCCTCTTCGCTTTACTTTAGTTAGCCTCCACCGGGCTCTATAGCTCCACAGCTAGCTGCGTGGGTcaatgtgtctctctgtctgtctctgtctgtctccctctgtttgttgtgtcttctgcaaagaaatgtgtttttgtaagtTTTTTCCGACCACATCCTCACAGCCTGACTCACATTACTCTGACTTTTTATGCAAATTACTAATTTACAAAGCTCTCAAACCGGCCGTGTAGTCGGTGGCAATGTGCTGGCTGCTTTAAAACCAAGTTAACGGGCTTATTAGTGTCATTTATAACTAATGTATAGATGATATTGTTGACTTGTGCGTGTCCATGTGTCGACTACAGCGCTGTCACGATGGTAACATGTGTCAGAGTAACAACAGGATCCAGTTGTTGTGCAGCGACTCTTCCTTAATTAAAGATGATAACTGAGACTCACTCAGAGGTGAAGTTAATGAAAGTTCATTTAATGTCTCACACTTTGAAAGCTGAgatgatttttttatatttaagctCATTAAAGATGGTAGAAGTTAGAGTCCACCACATGTTTACAAAGATAAAGCTATTTAAAGTCTTTTCTTTCTTGGTTATAAACTGTCCTTTTATTGGAAAACTTGAAGgaaaagttgacttttattATCCAGAAATGTTTGTAATTAACTTCTAAATGTTTCACAAGTTGCTCATCGCtcttatattataaaaaaaaacaaataacagtAATATGCTTATTATTTATCTCGACATTTATGTGCGTACAGATGTGTCTCTTTTTTAATTGTGTAGGAGACAATAATGTGATAATAGGCTGTGTGTCTTTTAAACTGGATTATTTGTTGGGCACAAAATGAAATAGAAATTATCCTCGCATCTATTAAATGTCTGGACATTCACACGCTCCTAACGTGCACACTTTCACTAAAGCGAAAGCGAAATCAGGCTGCTGTGGTAATAGGTTTCTCTCCGGCTTATTAAAGGCTCGTATAAGCTTTTGTTTCGGATTTGCACTCATTATGTTCTTTCTTTAGGACTTGTTCTCATTGTTTCCTCATTTCATTTTGGTTCCTGTCGGTTGTCCGAAAGGTCcgagcaggggggggggggatagatggatggatggatggatggatgagtgaatgaatgagtggatgagtgaatgaatgaatacaagACAAGGCAGCGGCGCTGAACCGTAAAGAAGTGGAAAACAATATCAGCTGCGTGCGTCTGTCAGTTGCAAATGTGCTGTGTTGGCCTTTGTTTATGGTTATTGGAAGGAGACATGGGCAGAAAGACAGAGGAGTATTTAAGAATTAGATTATTTCAAAAAGTTTGTACTCAGAACCTCTGTGTGTATATGCTGTAAACTTTCCATTTCCCTGGTGGATTTGATAGTTTTTTGGGCAGTTGTGGTTTCATGTAAACTCTTCTGTttcccaaaaaaacaaatcagcaTCCCACTGCATTTTGTAaacccatgtttttttttcccagagagagagaaaaaggggggagaaagagagacaaagttgcgtggtgttggtgttggtagAATGAAAGAGGAGTCTGGTGGCAGGAGTGTAGAGGAGGCAGCATATGGCTGTAGAAAGAGCACAGCTGGAGGTAGCATCTCCATCTGAGGATGATGTCAGAGCAGCTGACAGGCTGCCATccaccccacctcctcctcctcctcctcctcctcctcctccatccctccacccctccccAGTCCTTTATTGTGAGTCTCAGCGGCAGCCTGGGAGAGttagtgctgtgtgtgtgtgtgtgtgtgcacgctgtgtatgtgtttgtggcTGCCGATCAGCGCCagttaggaggaggaggaggaggaggaggagggaggtggtaTCTCGTTCCCCCTCCAACATCTCCTCCACTTTGCATCTGTCCCTCGCAGTTTGAAcagcgtgtttttttttttgcctgcctccctcttcttcttcttcttctctcctcttctacCCACTCATtgattcagagagagagcaagcgacgaagagaaagaaagaaagagagagagagaaagagagagagagatacacagCCATTCCCAGCCAGAGAGCCCAGCTATTCTGCTACAGTGGAGTTAATCAAGTTGATGCATACTGCTGCAGGTATCGttttgtgtgtgcctgtgtgtgtgtttgtgtgtgtgtgtgagtgtgtgtgagaggcagAGTGAGTAGAGGAGGAGAGTCTGGGGTAGTGGAGgagttattttgttttgttgtgggGATCTCCGGTGTGTCAAACCAGTGTGAGCGCTGTGTGTGAAGCTGTTGGTGAGTAGTAAACTCGTGTTGCTGCTGCCTGTCTGAGGTGTAATTGCAGTCCGGGAACTCTCCGCTGTGTTTTTTAGTTGGTAGTCTAGAGAGCCGCATTTAAAACTCAGctactgtttttgcattttgtttcctATTTGTGTTGTCAGGCATTTTGTTCACTCATTAACTGGAAACAAAGTTGCAATTgagaaaacattattttaaatcaaagctcTTTTTTCCTCCAGGTAATTTATTATAATAGTAAAGAAGTGAAATCATAATTAAAAGTAATGCttttttgatgttttaattaaaaaaaaataataataatttagtcatttttaaaataagttaaatttgagcaaagaaaaaaatattttgagttgttaaaagaacaaaaaatgttaagcaaaaaataaaagaagctgCTGTTTAATCCTAATCATTGAatccgtttttgttttttttccgtttcagttaaactctctttaaaatTACTTGAAAGCATGTGCTGTCTTCTTCCCCTCCTGTCGGCTGGAGTAGAGGAGACTAATTTAGAAGTTGCAGATTTGAGCTGCCTGAATTGGCTAGACAGCTGTAATCGCACTCCCTCCTAGTCTTAATCTCTTTATCTGGCTAGCAGCTGCCATATGGCCCCCGTCAGCTGGATCAGATGTGGGTAAGCCTCCCTCCCCGGCCGTCCCAGCCTCTCCCTCACCCTCTCCCTCCCtgcccctctgtgtgtgtctccctcAGACCCCTGCCTGAGCTAACTGGCCGGGCCCAGGCGGGCCTGGGTGACGGGCTGCTGCCCTCCTGAGCCTCCGCTGACGGCTCCCTCCCCACCGCCGCCACTGCCGTCTTTATTTTTAGCCATCTTTAAGGATTAGGATTGATGCTGTGACGAGCAGGGCACTTACAGTGATTGTATTGTAAATCTTCTCTTCtgggtggtggtgttggtggtggtgggggggtttgAGGAAGAGGGCAGTTTCTACTATGGGGCGGATGTGCAGGGTTTTACTTGTAAGATTCAGATGGGAAGGAGTGTGTGAGTGACGGGCGGTGTGGAAGGAGGAGGTGGCAGAGGGGTTTGGCTGGACAGAGGAGGGGGGTTGTGGGGGGGTTGGAGGTGGGAGGTGGTACACCCTTGTCCCCGTAAGCCCCCTCATTAAAAGCAGTCTGAACAAGCCGGAGggcgagcacacacacacatacacacgacACACAGTCTCACACACGCGGTGACATTCTTGGTTTAGCTTCATTCAAATGAGGTGATTTAACTGCTTTGGTTAACACAGCGCAGAGCGGGGCCGATGTATTTTCTCAGGCAGAACAAATCGACTTCGTTAACAGGTGGGACTTAATGATTTTACAGATTTCGGTCCCGTCATTCCGTCGTCCGAGATTTAGTTGTTCATTTATTTGATCAACTAGAGAAATTCGACTGTTTTAAGGACACCTGAAGAGCAGCAAGTTTTCTCgccttcatcttcttcttctcgtcTCTTTTTTGCCCCCCTCGTCTAATCTCACACACCTAAAGCCGGCGCTCGCAAGTTAAACGAGGgacaagctgttttgttttcatcGGTGCTATTTCAATTGGCCAGTTTTCCTGCTCGACTTAGCCTGTGGAGGTGGTTGGTAGGTAGGCTGGtactaagtgtgtgtgtgtgtgtgtgtgtgtgtgtgtgtgtgtgtgtgtgtgtgtgtacgtgaggAGCAGCTGAAAGCCGGTTACCTAAAAGGGCTGTGCCAGGCCAGGCCAAAGTGggttaataaaaataaccagCGTAGGAGCAGCGACAATCCAGGAGTGCAGGCAGAGGAGttagagagatacagagagagagagagagcggagagacagagcggagagacagaggagaagaaTCTGTCGCTGCTGGTTATCCTCACATTAAGTCTGTCTAGGGGTAAAAACAGAATTAGtgattaattataattttgaaTTGTAATTAGCatcagtttttcttctttttcccttttctttttatttattgcgGATAAATAATTATTGAAATAACATCAATATTTGGCATCGTTGTACGAACAAGCGTGTGCATGACTTTGCAGCTACCTGCGTGGTATTTCTGAATTTGAGCAGAAATATTTCTGTTGATGTTGTGAttgtgagtaaaaaaaaaatcatggctGTGCAAACATAATATACATCAAATATATAaagatatttaaaatatatgtggTATCTTTGCTGCTCGTTACGTTGCGAATTTTGTCGtattttaatttactttgaATGTGTTTGAAAGCGTTTCTCTTTTTGCTTCTGTCTTCCTGTTTCGACTATCTTCTCCTGATGCGTTTCTTTTTGCTCGCTCGTCCTCTCCTCTGTAGTTAGTTTTCAGCATCACATACCATATGTGTTTCTGGCATTTGTCTCCTCTTTCTTGCGtatctctgttgttgtttttttaattggcCTCATTTAAGataattttaattaaatgttaacACAAAAACCTAAGTGATTATATGAACAGTGTCATGATCTCTACATTTAACTTGATTTTTATCTTATCccatatttcatttaaaaaattaaatgtagttGGTTTTCTTGCTTCTTTTTAAAATCTCTGTTTTGTCGgggtttttttaatttaaattctcTTTAGTAGGTTTTGCTTTTCTACATTTCATTGTTCCTTTTTTCTCTTCGTGTATTTACCTTCACTGAGCAAATATTGAACCCTGAAAATaagcaaatattttatttaacaacAACCCAattgaaaacttgcaaaaaatctttaaaaacctACATTAGGTGTAAATTTCACAGATCTTAATCAGATGTATCTAACTTtgcctctgtgtctctgtgcagGTTATGAGGACGGCAAGATGGAGTTCCCAGACCACAGCAGACATTTACTCCAGTGTCTGAGCGAGCAGCGGCACCAGGGCTTCCTGTGTGACTCCACGGTGCTGGTGGGCGATGCCCAGTTCCGGGCCCACCGCGCCGTGCTGGCCTCTTGCAGCATGTACTTTCACCTCTTCTACAAGGACCAGCTGGACAAGAGAGACGTGGTGCACCTCAACAACGACATTGTCACAGCCCCGGCCTTTTCCCTGCTCCTGGAGTTCATGTATGAGGGCAAGCTGCAGCTCCAGGACCTTCCTGTAGAGGATGTGCTGGCAGCGGCCAGCTACTTGCACATGTATGACATTGTCAAGGTGTGTAAGAAACGTTTGAAGCAGAAGGGCACGGCGGAGGCGGACAGCACGCGCAGAGAAGAGGACGGTGGGTCCAGCTGTTCCGATAAGGCCGACAGTCTATCAGACGGTTCTACGGGCCGGCCTGCGACAGCCGACTTGCTGcacagtgatgaagaggaggaggggaaggccGAGGCAGGACCGCTGTGGCTGAGGCTGCCGTCTGCAGACAGGCCAGGGACGCCAGCCATGGCTACGACCAGCCCAGGGCACGGCGAGGCAGAGATGCAGGGTGGGGAAGGGCTGGCGGAGGGAGGGAAGCTGCTCTCTCCGGCCGGCAGCCCCACCAGCTCCACTGGAACCCTCTCGCAAAGGTCCCACCGCTCCGTGAGCTCTCGTGGAGGGCACAGGGGCAGGAGGGTCTCCAATGATGTGGTCGACTGCGTCCTGGACCTGTCGGTCAAGCCGATTGCCGGTAGCAACCACAGTAACCACCACCAGTCCTATTTCAGCGGGGCAGCTACACCAGACAGCCTCCAAAGCCCGTTGGCTGTGAGGGTAAAGGTGGAGAGGGGCGTGGCTTCAGACGAGGAAGAGGAACTGGGAGGTGGGGACTACGACATGGAGCACAGCGGCATCACCAAGGCGACGATTGCCAGCACCAACGGGGGCCTGAGCCACCACGGGGTCGGGGGGCCCCTGTCGGCCCAGCGGAGGCTCGGCCTGGAAGCGCACCTGTCCGCTCTGCGAGAGGCCTCCCTGGCCTCGGAGCTGGAGCGGGACGAGAAGCCCTCGGCCACGGCAGACGACGAGGACATACTGGCGAGTGAAAATGAGCGCGCCCAGGCCGAGGTGGCCAGCATGGATAGCGCCCTGCTGCCCTACGTCTCCAACATGCTGTCAGCTCAACACACCCAGATCTTCATGTGCCCGCTGTGTAACAAGGTATTCCCCTCCCCGCACATCCTCCAGCTCCACCTCAGCTCCCACTTCAGGGAGCAGGAGGGCATCCGCTCCAAGCCCGCCGGAGACGTCAACGTGCCCACCTGCACCATCTGCAGCAAGACCTTCTCCTGCATGTACACGCTGAAGCGCCACGAGCGGACACACTCCGGTGAGAAACCCTACACCTGCACCACCTGCGGCAAGAGCTTCCAATACTCACACAACCTCAGCCGCCACGCAGTGGTGCACACGCGCGAGAAGCCGCACGCTTGCAAGTGGTGCGAGCGGCGCTTCACGCAGTCCGGGGACCTCTACCGACACATCCGCAAGTTCCATTGCGAACTTGTCAACTCGCTGTCAGTTAAGAGCGAACCGCTGGCGCTGCCCAATGTCAGGGATTGGGCGATCGAGGACAGCTCCCAGGAACTGTGGAAGTAGAAACAGACTGCTGGGTTTGATAAAGGGAAAGAGAGCGGAGAGCGGAAGAAGGGCAGAGAGGCATGGGGAGGCGAAAGGGAGGTGGAAAAAAGTTTGATATTTGGGGTTCAAGTGAGTCGTGTTCTTGTGTGTCGCAAAATCTCATTCAATTGCACTTTAATAGCACATGAAAATGTTACTactgagttttttttgttgttgctgtttggggtaattttgttttattctattttattctgaactcttatttttatttggtTCCGTTTGGTGGTTTTTATTGCGTCTAAGGACATGGGTCCCAGTGAGAATGTCTCGCCTTCTCGAAGAGTTTTCACTCCCGTTTGTGCTTCATCTCAGACACAACACTCCGACGCTGGCCAGCGTATCGGTCCCAGTCCCACAGACAGCAAACACCACTGCAGGAGTTCAGGTCGAACACactgaagtgaaaaaaaagcattacaATACACTAAACGGGTACTGtgatcaccacacacacacatacacacacagtttgaagaagtgtgtgtgtgtgcgtgtgtgcgatACTGCACTACTCTGGCAAAAAATTTCACCTGACGTGCGtgagtgtgtatgagtgtgttttgtgtgtattaATTTGATTTTCTACTGGCATAGAGGTGTCGTTGGCGAAGCGCTCCCC encodes:
- the zbtb18 gene encoding zinc finger and BTB domain-containing protein 18 isoform X1 codes for the protein MHTAAAGARKLNEGQAVLFSSVLFQLASFPARLSLWRWLVGYEDGKMEFPDHSRHLLQCLSEQRHQGFLCDSTVLVGDAQFRAHRAVLASCSMYFHLFYKDQLDKRDVVHLNNDIVTAPAFSLLLEFMYEGKLQLQDLPVEDVLAAASYLHMYDIVKVCKKRLKQKGTAEADSTRREEDGGSSCSDKADSLSDGSTGRPATADLLHSDEEEEGKAEAGPLWLRLPSADRPGTPAMATTSPGHGEAEMQGGEGLAEGGKLLSPAGSPTSSTGTLSQRSHRSVSSRGGHRGRRVSNDVVDCVLDLSVKPIAGSNHSNHHQSYFSGAATPDSLQSPLAVRVKVERGVASDEEEELGGGDYDMEHSGITKATIASTNGGLSHHGVGGPLSAQRRLGLEAHLSALREASLASELERDEKPSATADDEDILASENERAQAEVASMDSALLPYVSNMLSAQHTQIFMCPLCNKVFPSPHILQLHLSSHFREQEGIRSKPAGDVNVPTCTICSKTFSCMYTLKRHERTHSGEKPYTCTTCGKSFQYSHNLSRHAVVHTREKPHACKWCERRFTQSGDLYRHIRKFHCELVNSLSVKSEPLALPNVRDWAIEDSSQELWK
- the zbtb18 gene encoding zinc finger and BTB domain-containing protein 18 isoform X2, which codes for MHTAAGYEDGKMEFPDHSRHLLQCLSEQRHQGFLCDSTVLVGDAQFRAHRAVLASCSMYFHLFYKDQLDKRDVVHLNNDIVTAPAFSLLLEFMYEGKLQLQDLPVEDVLAAASYLHMYDIVKVCKKRLKQKGTAEADSTRREEDGGSSCSDKADSLSDGSTGRPATADLLHSDEEEEGKAEAGPLWLRLPSADRPGTPAMATTSPGHGEAEMQGGEGLAEGGKLLSPAGSPTSSTGTLSQRSHRSVSSRGGHRGRRVSNDVVDCVLDLSVKPIAGSNHSNHHQSYFSGAATPDSLQSPLAVRVKVERGVASDEEEELGGGDYDMEHSGITKATIASTNGGLSHHGVGGPLSAQRRLGLEAHLSALREASLASELERDEKPSATADDEDILASENERAQAEVASMDSALLPYVSNMLSAQHTQIFMCPLCNKVFPSPHILQLHLSSHFREQEGIRSKPAGDVNVPTCTICSKTFSCMYTLKRHERTHSGEKPYTCTTCGKSFQYSHNLSRHAVVHTREKPHACKWCERRFTQSGDLYRHIRKFHCELVNSLSVKSEPLALPNVRDWAIEDSSQELWK
- the zbtb18 gene encoding zinc finger and BTB domain-containing protein 18 isoform X3; translation: MYFLRQNKSTSLTGYEDGKMEFPDHSRHLLQCLSEQRHQGFLCDSTVLVGDAQFRAHRAVLASCSMYFHLFYKDQLDKRDVVHLNNDIVTAPAFSLLLEFMYEGKLQLQDLPVEDVLAAASYLHMYDIVKVCKKRLKQKGTAEADSTRREEDGGSSCSDKADSLSDGSTGRPATADLLHSDEEEEGKAEAGPLWLRLPSADRPGTPAMATTSPGHGEAEMQGGEGLAEGGKLLSPAGSPTSSTGTLSQRSHRSVSSRGGHRGRRVSNDVVDCVLDLSVKPIAGSNHSNHHQSYFSGAATPDSLQSPLAVRVKVERGVASDEEEELGGGDYDMEHSGITKATIASTNGGLSHHGVGGPLSAQRRLGLEAHLSALREASLASELERDEKPSATADDEDILASENERAQAEVASMDSALLPYVSNMLSAQHTQIFMCPLCNKVFPSPHILQLHLSSHFREQEGIRSKPAGDVNVPTCTICSKTFSCMYTLKRHERTHSGEKPYTCTTCGKSFQYSHNLSRHAVVHTREKPHACKWCERRFTQSGDLYRHIRKFHCELVNSLSVKSEPLALPNVRDWAIEDSSQELWK
- the zbtb18 gene encoding zinc finger and BTB domain-containing protein 18 isoform X4 → MEFPDHSRHLLQCLSEQRHQGFLCDSTVLVGDAQFRAHRAVLASCSMYFHLFYKDQLDKRDVVHLNNDIVTAPAFSLLLEFMYEGKLQLQDLPVEDVLAAASYLHMYDIVKVCKKRLKQKGTAEADSTRREEDGGSSCSDKADSLSDGSTGRPATADLLHSDEEEEGKAEAGPLWLRLPSADRPGTPAMATTSPGHGEAEMQGGEGLAEGGKLLSPAGSPTSSTGTLSQRSHRSVSSRGGHRGRRVSNDVVDCVLDLSVKPIAGSNHSNHHQSYFSGAATPDSLQSPLAVRVKVERGVASDEEEELGGGDYDMEHSGITKATIASTNGGLSHHGVGGPLSAQRRLGLEAHLSALREASLASELERDEKPSATADDEDILASENERAQAEVASMDSALLPYVSNMLSAQHTQIFMCPLCNKVFPSPHILQLHLSSHFREQEGIRSKPAGDVNVPTCTICSKTFSCMYTLKRHERTHSGEKPYTCTTCGKSFQYSHNLSRHAVVHTREKPHACKWCERRFTQSGDLYRHIRKFHCELVNSLSVKSEPLALPNVRDWAIEDSSQELWK